TTCACACACTGATGCATGCATTCTTATTCTTTGTCTTCCTGGAACACTAGATCTAAAGGACAGTCTTACTTGCAGGCCTGTTTACCTAGTGTCTTGCCCATTCCCATGGCTAAGCGGATGTGGGGTAATTTTAGGTGGCTTTTTATACGCTCAATTATGTCTGACAAGGAGACTGGCTCGCTCAGTGTGCACAGACGTCCCATTCCAGTGtggggaagaagaggctgaaaagaaattaaatttactgTGAGAAAGCTGGCCCCAGAACTTCACACTGCTTTCCATATTGCATAAAGATTAGTATATTGGGCATTCAGGAATGCCTCTTaactttatgaaaaaatatgtatgtgaTGTTCTGGAATGTAACATCCTAGCTATTGGAACTGATTTAAGAATAAGTACAGGCTTACACAgctattttcactgttttggaAAATGCACATGGCTTCAAATCCCCACAGGCCAGTATCTCAGAGTACTGAGGCGTAGCATAGAAAACCTGTGATGCTACTGACTACTGGATTTCAGTGTTCAGGGCACTCAGGTCACACAAGTAACACCTTCAGTGGAAGCAATATGTGATTTTGTTACCTTTTGTAATAAGAGAATCTCGGTCTTGTGATAAAGAAGGCTGTTCTGGGACAGTAATGCAACCACCTCCAACAGTGCTTTCTGAGAGCAGTTCAAACTGACTCGTGTTTGCTCCTCACCTTCAAccctgagaaaataaaagctcagtGCTTGCTAAGAAACTAGATAAAATGTCAGCATCatattaatataaaacaaaGCTAATCAATCCCAGTGGCTATTCTAccacagggaaggggaaaaaagatagCATTATAATAGCCTAGACTAGTCTAGTTCTACTTTCTTGGAAGAAACAGAGATGGGAATTTAACTCAATTGTCCTCATCGTATTTCATGTTAATACTCTTCCTTACCACCTCTAATCTATGCAGTGCTACACTGAGTGGCTGTTACCATTTACTATAACACAGATTGATCAGAAAGGGATGACTATTCCTTAAGTTTGTAGATctgttgctgaaaaaaatagcCGTAATGCTcacaggaacaaagtgattgcAACAGTAAAATACGATTTCAGCAAATTACTGTTTCAGCAACAGAAGGAATACTACATTAGACAGTGAAGCAGATACCTGGCAGGGAAAGTAGTGAGGCAGGAGATCTCCTGGATGTCTTTGATTTTGGACAGAACCGTGTCCAGATGCTCAGTGTTGTCTGTGCAGAATTCTACCCGGTGAGTGCCCTCAGCTGGATAGCCTGGTGCAGTTGATGGACGCAGTGGGACAGAAGTGCAGGCACCTGAGAAAGCAGTGCATGATTGCTGTTATAGAAAGCTGGGTAAGTAATCTAAATACTGATTTTAGCATATATCCTAAAAAAGATCCATCAAGATGCAAATTTTGTACTCAAATCCATTTTCCCTGACCAGCACTGAGAACTTCTTAGCCTGTTGTCTCTGTTAAGCCCAGTCTGTTTTTAGTGTAAATAAGCTGATGAATATATATTATTTGTCAGTCTTAATGCCATCCTTTTTACCCTAAGAATTGTACAAAATCAAAATGGTTTCTGGTTCGTAAGTCAGGCTGGAATAGACATAGTTGTCTTAATTTACAAGCCACAACACAGGATAAAAATCTAACAGAATTTCAGATGCCGTAAGTCCTTTGGAAGCAATGAGATCTTGCACTTCATACATTAAAGGTGTTGATTTAAAGTCAGTGGTCTAAACTTTGCAACCAAGATGGGCAATAAATATGCTCCAACAGTTCCAACTACTTCCAGTAGTACAGTCATGCACCTGAAAATGTCCTCTAGGCATTCCTCATAAAATAAATTCCCTTAAATATGTTTAGGGTACTTAGAAGTACTAGAATATTTaaaggggggtgaggggggggagGAGAGTCGCCAAACCATACCTGTAAATGCTAAAAGAAAATGCTACCTAAAGTAGCATATACTGATGattaattttaatctgtttgtttgtttttaacagaatCTCACCGAGTCCCTTTGTTAGCCAGTTATTGACTCCATGAGGTATAGCATCATATGCCGTATGGGGAGAGTAAATCCCGATTCTGTGCTCCAGGGCTTGGACCACCAGCCTTTCCTTCCAGGTCCTGCACGTTACTCGCTTGAGTGGTGTGAATATAGGAGGGTGGTAAGAAAGAATAAGGTCTGCCTTCTTCTGCACTGCCTCTTCCATCACCTCCTCAGTCAGATCATTGGTGAGGAAAAGGGTGTTCACAGTGTGAGGAGGACTTGGTTCCACCAGCAACCCGACATTGTCCCAGCTTTCCGCCAGAGAGAGGGATGCAAAGTCGTTCAGGGCAGAAACGACGTCCCGGAGGTTCATGAGGGAACGTGAGGGCAAGCGGCCCAAAGCTCGGACGCAGTAGAGAGGCCGGCGAAGCAGCTGCGTGCTAGGCAGCAGCATGCAGCAATCtgtagagggggaaaaaaacagcaggaacAAGCCAAGGTATGTGCTAGCAGCGGTAAGAGGCTCCCAGTCGCTAACCCCGCCCCAGGGGCagcggcggcgcggcccggcctCCTCCGGCAGCCGCTGCAGCGCCGGCCCCGGGCCCCGGGCACACCCTTCCTGCCGCCGGGCTCTCGCGGTGTGACACCATAAACCGTCGTACAGAGTCGTGCACGATCGTACGGAGATTAGATTTCATCCCTCTTCACTCCCTAAACAGACCCGCGGAATCCAGCCGGAAAGGCGTTTGCCTCCCGGAGGGAGGAGCAAGGGGGACCGGGACGGGCGGCCCTGGGACAAGCGGGTGGCCGTGGAGGGGCTGCCGGGGAGGGGCTGCGGGCGCCCGGGCCCCGCACTCACCTCACGCCGCAGCAGGACCAGCGCGGGGGGGCGGGGTCTGTGCTCGGCCTGGCCTCTTCCGCTGGGTTAGCGGCGCTGGGGCGGCGGCATCGTGGGTGCAAGGGTGGCCCAGCCCCTTCCCGGCCCCTGAGGGGAGCCGGGTCCCCGTGGCTCGTGCTGCGTTTGGGTGAAGCCTCGGCAGGTTTGTGCGAGCCTCCGTGTGGCCGGGCGAGGGCGCGGGGCGGTGGGAACGACCCGGGCGGCCGCTCGCCGGTGGAGGAGCCGGGCCGCGTCTGcagcgggggcggggggcgagGGGGGTTCACGCGTCCTGTGTCTGGGTTTTCGGTGGAAGTGCCTCAGATGGGCAGAAAAGCGGCGGTAGCTCAGAAATGTCGTTGATGAGGTCCTTGGAATGCTTCACTGGGGCGTGCGCTGTGCTGATGGCTCTTCCTGGCCCCGCCGCCCGATGCAGGCAGCAGGCCGGGGTGAGCGGGGACCGAGCCGGGACAGGCTGCAGGCCGGGGTGAGCGGGGACCGAGCCGGGACAGGCTGCAGGCCGGGGTGAGGGGGGAACAGTGCCGGGGGCTTGCAGGTGCCCCGGCTGCTGTGAAGGGCCTCATCAAGCCCCGAGGCTAGCCAGGAGGGTAGTACATAGAGAAGAAATGAGCCTGTAAAACTGTTAATTTTATTATCATCATACCA
This is a stretch of genomic DNA from Apus apus isolate bApuApu2 chromosome 6, bApuApu2.pri.cur, whole genome shotgun sequence. It encodes these proteins:
- the NIF3L1 gene encoding NIF3-like protein 1 isoform X2, which codes for MLLPSTQLLRRPLYCVRALGRLPSRSLMNLRDVVSALNDFASLSLAESWDNVGLLVEPSPPHTVNTLFLTNDLTEEVMEEAVQKKADLILSYHPPIFTPLKRVTCRTWKERLVVQALEHRIGIYSPHTAYDAIPHGVNNWLTKGLGACTSVPLRPSTAPGYPAEGTHRVEFCTDNTEHLDTVLSKIKDIQEISCLTTFPARVEGEEQTRVSLNCSQKALLEVVALLSQNSLLYHKTEILLLQKPLLPHTGMGRLCTLSEPVSLSDIIERIKSHLKLPHIRLAMGMGKTLESPVKKAALCAGSGSSVLKGMEADLYLTDFTVMLGKYPLTTR
- the NIF3L1 gene encoding NIF3-like protein 1 isoform X1, coding for MLLPSTQLLRRPLYCVRALGRLPSRSLMNLRDVVSALNDFASLSLAESWDNVGLLVEPSPPHTVNTLFLTNDLTEEVMEEAVQKKADLILSYHPPIFTPLKRVTCRTWKERLVVQALEHRIGIYSPHTAYDAIPHGVNNWLTKGLGACTSVPLRPSTAPGYPAEGTHRVEFCTDNTEHLDTVLSKIKDIQEISCLTTFPARVEGEEQTRVSLNCSQKALLEVVALLSQNSLLYHKTEILLLQKPLLPHTGMGRLCTLSEPVSLSDIIERIKSHLKLPHIRLAMGMGKTLESPVKKAALCAGSGSSVLKGMEADLYLTGEMSHHDILDAVANGISVILCEHSNTERGFLSELRDMLAIQLQNRINIIVSEKDRDPLQVA